A stretch of Hirundo rustica isolate bHirRus1 chromosome 22, bHirRus1.pri.v3, whole genome shotgun sequence DNA encodes these proteins:
- the KIF1B gene encoding kinesin-like protein KIF1B isoform X10 yields MSGASVKVAVRVRPFNSRETSKESKCIIQMQGNSTSIINPKNPKEAPKSFSFDYSYWSHTSPEDPCFASQSRVYNDIGKEMLLHAFEGYNVCIFAYGQTGAGKSYTMMGKQEESQAGIIPQLCEELFEKINDNSNEEMSYSVEVSYMEIYCERVRDLLNPKNKGNLRVREHPLLGPYVEDLSKLAVTSYTDIADLMDAGNKARTVAATNMNETSSRSHAVFTIVFTQKKHDTETDLSTEKVSKISLVDLAGSERADSTGAKGTRLKEGANINKSLTTLGKVISALAEVSKKKKKTDFIPYRDSVLTWLLRENLGGNSRTAMVAALSPADINYDETLSTLRYADRAKQIKCNAVINEDPNAKLVRELKEEVTRLKDLLRAQGLGDIIDTSMGSLTASPSSCSLSSQVGLTSVSSIQERIMSTPGGEEAIERLKESEKIIAELNETWEEKLRKTEAIRMEREALLAEMGVAIREDGGTLGVFSPKKTPHLVNLNEDPLMSECLLYYIKDGITRVGQADAERRQDIVLSGAHIKEEHCVFRSERNNNGEVIVTLEPCERSETYVNGKRAVQPVQLRSGNRIIMGKNHVFRFNHPEQARAEREKTPSAETPSEPVDWTFAQRELLEKQGIDMKQEMEKRLQEMEILYKKEKEEADLLLEQQRLDADSDSGDDSDKRSCEESWRLITSLREKLPPSKLQTIVKKCGLPSSGKKREPIKMYQIPQRRRLSKDSKWVTISDLKIQAVKEICYEVALNDFRHSRQEIEALAIVKMKELCAMYGKKDPNERESWRAVARDVWDTVGVGDEKIEDVMANGKGITDVDDLKVHIDKLEDILQEVKKQNNMKDEEIKVLRNKMLKMEKVLPLIGSPDKAQSTVANAKSPNSASAADVDKKPTDEAKRSENDDLAKEERVSQLMAGDPAFRRGRLRWMRQEQIRFKNLQQQEIAKQLRRQNMPHRFIPPENRKPRFPFKSNPKHRNSWSPGTHIIITEDEVIEVRIPKEDDKNKDEGKEKEIKAASKDPQQLWNLYGPQRSPDNIQINRQQLGTPPQPGGQQQPGGQQQPQLRWRSNSLNSGSQKGLRRQASGSSEALHSPEPESSQHKRHLHQHRQPYGGPEASPAKLPERPGHHGPLVTPPRMRRQFSAPNLKAGRETAV; encoded by the exons GTATTATCAACCCAAAGAATCCTAAGGAAGCACCAAAGTCCTTCAGCTTTGACTACTCTTACTGGTCCCACACATCG CCTGAAGATCCCTGCTTTGCATCTCAGAGCCGTGTGTACAATGATATTGGGAAGGAGATGCTCCTGCACGCCTTTGAGGGCTACAACGTGTGCATCTTTGCCTATGGCCAGACCGGAGCTGGGAAATCGTACACCATGATGGGCAAGCAGGAGGAGAGCCAAGCAGGCATCATTCCCCAG CTATGTGAAGAGCTGTTCGAGAAAATCAATGACAACAGCAATGAGGAAATGTCATATTCTGTAGAG GTGAGTTACATGGAGATTTACTgtgagagagtcagagacttgtTGAACCCGAAGAACAAAGGGAATTTGCGGGTGCGAGAACACCCTCTCCTTGGACCCTACGTGGAAGATCTGTCCAAGTTAGCAGTCACATCTTACACAGACATTGCAGACCTCATGGATGCTGGGAACAAAGCCAG GACTGTGGCAGCCACCAACATGAATGAAACTAGCAGCCGCTCTCATGCTGTGTTTACAATAGTCTTTACTCAGAAGAAACATGACACAGAAACTGACCTTTCCACAGAGAAG GTCAGCAAGATCAGCCTTGTGGATCTGGCTGGGAGTGAGCGAGCTGACTCCACCGGTGCCAAAGGGACGCGGTTAAAG GAAGGAGCAAATATAAACAAGTCTCTCACAACTCTGGGCAAAGTTATTTCAGCTTTGGCTGAAGTG agcaaaaagaagaagaagacagACTTTATACCCTACAGGGATTCTGTACTAACGTGGCTTCTTCGAGAAAATCTAG GTGGTAACTCCAGAACTGCAATGGTTGCTGCTCTCAGTCCAGCAGACATCAACTATGATGAAACTTTGAGCACTTTAAG ATATGCTGATCGTGCAAAACAGATAAAATGCAATGCTGTTATCAATGAAGATCCCAATGCCAAGCTGGTGCGGGAGCTGAAAGAGGAGGTGACAAGGCTCAAGGATCTCCTGCGTGCTCAAGGGCTGGGAGATATTATTGACA CCTCCATGGGGTCCCTCACTGCatctccatcctcctgctctctcAGTAGTCAGGTGGGCTTAACATCTGTGTCCAGTATACAGGAAAGAATCATGTCAACACCTGGGGGAGAAGAGGCCATTGAACGTTTGAAG GAATCTGAGAAGATCATTGCAGAGCTGAACGAAACATGGgaagagaaactgaggaaaacagAGGCCATTAGGATGGAAAG ggaGGCATTGTTGGCAGAAATGGGAGTTGCCATTCGGGAAGATGGAGGAACACTGGGAGTCTTCTCACCcaaaaag aCTCCACACCTTGTAAACCTTAATGAGGATCCACTCATGTCTGAATGTCTGCTGTACTACATCAAAGATGGCATTACAAG GGTTGGGCAGGCGGACGCAGAGCGGAGGCAGGACATTGTGCTGAGCGGGGCTCACATCAAGGAGGAGCACTGCGTCTTCCGCAGCGAGAGGAACAACAACGGGGAAG TTATTGTTACTTTGGAGCCTTGTGAACGATCAGAAACCTACGTGAATGGCaagagggctgtgcagcctgtgCAGTTGCGCTCAG GAAATCGTATCATCATGGGTAAAAATCATGTCTTCAGGTTCAACCACCCAGAGCAAGCGCgagcagaaagagagaaaacaccaTCAGCTGAGACTCCCTCAGAGCCAGTTGACTGGACGTTTGCCCAGAGGGAGCTTCTGGAGAAGCAAGGCATTGACATGAAGcaagagatggagaaaag ATTGCAAGAAATGGAAATCTTATataagaaggagaaggaggaagctGATCTCTTGTTGGAGCAGCAAAGACTG gaTGCAGACTCTGATAGTGGGGATGATTCGGACAAGAGATCGTGTGAGGAGAGTTGGAGACTGATcacttccctgagagagaagcTGCCCCCCAGCAAGCTCCAAACCATTGTAAAAAAGTGTGGCCTCCCCAGCAGTGGGAAGAAACGAGAACCTATTAAAATGTACCAGATACCCCAACGCCGACGCCTTAGTAAAGACTCCAAATGGGTCACCATCTCAGACCTAAAGATTCAGGCTGTGAAGGAGATATGCTATGAGGTAGCACTCAATGACTTCAGGCACAGTAGGCAGGAGATTGAGGCTCTGGCCATTGTTAAAATGAAAGAGCTTTGTGCCATGTATGGGAAAAAAGACCCAAATGAGCGCGAATCATGGCGAGCCGTCGCTCGGGATGTCTGGGACACGGTGGGAGTTGGAGACGAAAAGATTGAAGATGTAATGGCCAATGGCAAAGGAATAACTGATGTGGATGACCTAAAGGTGCACATCGACAAATTGGAAGATATTTTGCAAGAAGTGAAGAAGCAGAACAACATGAAGGATGAAGAGATCAAAgttctcagaaataaaatgctaaaaatgGAGAAGGTTTTACCCCTGATAGGGTCTCCAGACAAAGCTCAGTCAACTGTAGCTAATGCTAAGTCTCCAAACTCTGCCAGTGCAGCAGATGTGGATAAGAAGCCCACAGACGAGGCAAAGAGAAGCGAGAATGATGATCTCGCTAAGGAGGAGCGCGTGTCTCAGTTAATGGCAGGTGATCCGGCTTTCAGGCGTGGGCGTTTACGTTGGATGAGGCAAGAACAGATTCGGTTTaaaaatctgcagcagcaggaaatagCAAAACAGCTTCGTCGACAGAATATGCCTCACCGGTTTATTCCGCCTGAAAATCGCAAACCCCGGTTTCCTTTCAAAAGCAATCCCAAACACAGGAACTCGTGGAGCCCAGGCACTCACATCATTATCACTGAGGATGAAGTTATTGAAGTTAGAATTCCGAAAGAAGACGATAAGAACAAAGATgaaggcaaagagaaagaaattaaagctgCTTCCAAAGATCCGCAGCAGCTGTGGAATCTTTATGGCCCGCAGAGGAGTCCAGATAATATCCAGATCAAccggcagcagctgggcacacCGCCACAGCCCggcggccagcagcagcccggcggccagcagcagccgcagcTGCGCTGGAGGAGCAACTCCCTCAACAGCGGCTCGCAGAAGGGGCTGCGGCGCCAGGCCTCGGGCTCCTCCGAGGCGCTGCACTCGCCGGAGCCGGAGAGTTCCCAGCACAAGCGGCACTTGCACCAGCACCGGCAGCCGTATGGCGGCCCTGAGGCCAGCCCCGCAAAGCTCCCGGAGCGGCCCGGCCACCACGGCCCCTTGGTGACACCCCCGCGCATGAGGCGCCAGTTCTCGGCCCCCAACCTGAAAGCGGGCAGAGAAACCGCGGTATGA